One window from the genome of Thalassospira xiamenensis M-5 = DSM 17429 encodes:
- a CDS encoding ABC transporter permease subunit translates to MLQAAGTAGEIEGRSLWRDARIRLFRNKAAVGSMIILAIITLMAIFAPLLSPFEYDQIDWGYIQEGPNWENGHILGTDGNGRDIFIRILYGARVSLAVGLLATAVSLVIGVTYGAVAGYFGGRIDNIMMRFVDVLYSLPFMFFVIMLMVVFGRNIFLIFVALGAVEWLTMARIVRGQTLSIRRREFIEAAHATGVSNFKIIFRHVIPNVLGPVIVYMTLTIPQVILTESFLSFLGLGVQEPLTSWGVLISEGAKVIEAATWMLIYPAIFLALTLFCFNFIGDGLRDALDPKDR, encoded by the coding sequence ATGCTTCAGGCGGCAGGCACCGCCGGAGAGATCGAGGGTCGCAGCCTGTGGCGCGATGCCCGTATTCGCCTGTTTCGCAACAAGGCAGCCGTCGGGTCGATGATCATTCTGGCCATCATTACTCTTATGGCGATTTTCGCCCCGCTGCTCAGCCCGTTTGAATACGACCAGATCGACTGGGGCTATATTCAGGAAGGTCCGAACTGGGAAAACGGCCATATCCTTGGCACGGATGGCAATGGCCGCGATATTTTCATTCGTATTCTTTACGGTGCGCGTGTGTCGCTTGCAGTCGGCCTGCTGGCAACAGCGGTGTCGCTCGTGATCGGGGTGACCTATGGCGCGGTTGCAGGTTATTTCGGCGGCCGGATCGACAATATCATGATGCGGTTTGTCGATGTGCTTTATTCCCTGCCCTTCATGTTCTTTGTGATCATGCTGATGGTGGTGTTTGGCCGGAACATTTTCCTGATTTTCGTCGCCCTTGGTGCGGTTGAATGGCTGACCATGGCGCGGATTGTCCGCGGTCAGACGCTTTCGATCCGACGGCGCGAATTCATCGAAGCCGCGCATGCCACCGGTGTTTCGAACTTCAAGATCATTTTCCGCCATGTGATCCCCAACGTTCTGGGGCCGGTCATTGTTTACATGACGCTGACCATTCCGCAGGTGATCCTGACCGAAAGCTTCCTGTCGTTCCTGGGCCTTGGCGTGCAGGAGCCGCTCACAAGCTGGGGCGTTCTGATTTCCGAAGGGGCGAAAGTGATCGAAGCAGCGACCTGGATGCTGATTTATCCGGCGATCTTCCTGGCACTGACGCTGTTCTGTTTCAACTTCATCGGCGACGGATTGCGCGACGCCCTTGATCCGAAGGACAGATAG
- a CDS encoding AraC family transcriptional regulator gives MPLSPFDLAALMVAILGISQAGFFILLLRQEGPSALYANRWLYIFILCFALIFLRDAVFLLFGTEIALMTEPLLFSAYLALGPAIFLYVRTVAGRWVSNGWWHFVSLLVGMVFSSILTASVFARYGDEISSGAPIHLTFETDPALSWFVVAIMTAFFVYVGTYHLMMWRAARSFATELTKQGTEQSLAKRQWIGNVVRSLHLAFVVFAGIQIIQWWTESLYWAGSVMNFVFLCIVMRLSFLVASQPFNTIPAKVVHLSVDPLTDLADKDHEPLRSLVDTDESERIRKRLDVLRTERNLMFDPLLTMPKLASAVGATPNQLSFVLNRHLSQSFFEFVNTVRIEEAVRLLLAEPNRPVLDIAMAVGFNSKSTFNLAFRRVTGTTPSKYRVAADTHTTAPELLGMLSSAPVNNRQRPSG, from the coding sequence ATGCCTTTAAGCCCGTTTGATCTGGCGGCCCTGATGGTTGCCATACTTGGTATTTCTCAGGCCGGTTTCTTTATTCTGCTCTTGCGCCAAGAAGGGCCATCTGCCCTCTATGCTAATCGCTGGCTCTATATCTTCATACTGTGCTTTGCGCTGATTTTCCTTCGAGATGCGGTATTTCTGCTGTTCGGAACTGAAATCGCGCTGATGACCGAACCGCTACTTTTCAGCGCCTATCTTGCACTTGGTCCGGCAATCTTTCTTTATGTTCGCACTGTTGCCGGGCGTTGGGTATCCAACGGCTGGTGGCATTTTGTATCGCTTCTGGTCGGTATGGTCTTTTCGAGTATTCTGACCGCCTCGGTCTTTGCCAGATATGGCGATGAAATTTCTTCCGGTGCGCCTATCCATCTGACATTTGAAACCGATCCGGCGCTGTCCTGGTTTGTGGTTGCCATCATGACGGCGTTTTTTGTTTATGTCGGCACTTATCATCTCATGATGTGGCGTGCCGCCCGGTCCTTTGCGACGGAATTGACAAAACAGGGAACTGAGCAAAGCCTGGCCAAGCGGCAATGGATCGGCAATGTCGTAAGAAGCCTGCATCTGGCCTTCGTCGTTTTTGCCGGTATTCAGATAATTCAGTGGTGGACCGAAAGCCTTTACTGGGCGGGGTCGGTGATGAATTTCGTGTTCCTGTGCATAGTGATGCGGCTGAGTTTTCTGGTCGCAAGCCAGCCGTTCAATACCATTCCAGCAAAGGTTGTGCACCTGTCGGTCGACCCGCTGACCGATCTCGCTGACAAAGATCATGAACCACTACGTTCGCTGGTCGATACCGACGAAAGTGAACGCATCCGAAAACGCCTTGATGTTCTGCGCACCGAACGTAATTTGATGTTTGATCCGCTTCTGACGATGCCCAAACTGGCAAGCGCGGTTGGGGCAACGCCTAATCAGTTATCCTTTGTCCTGAACCGGCATCTAAGCCAAAGCTTCTTTGAATTCGTCAATACCGTCCGGATCGAAGAAGCTGTTCGCTTGCTTCTTGCCGAGCCAAATCGACCGGTTCTTGATATTGCCATGGCCGTCGGGTTCAATTCAAAATCCACCTTCAATCTTGCGTTTAGGCGTGTAACCGGTACAACACCAAGCAAATACCGAGTTGCTGCAGATACGCACACGACCGCCCCGGAATTGTTGGGGATGCTGTCGTCGGCCCCGGTTAACAACAGACAGCGACCATCAGGATAA
- a CDS encoding ABC transporter ATP-binding protein, translating into MNAIRKKKNVPILSVRDLKVHFSLPGKGFFGAERQLKAVDGIDFDLYPGETLGIVGESGCGKSTLGRAILQLIPPTDGQVVWLGRDIVGAPHREMQPLRRDLQIIFQDPLASLNPRMTIGEIIAEPLVTHKSELGKDEIKARVKRMMARVGLLPQMINRYPHEFSGGQCQRIGIARAMILEPKLIICDEPVSALDVSIQAQIVNLLQELQREFDLSMIFISHDLSIVRHICHRILVLYLGNLMELADRDSIYANPKHPYTKALISAVPIPDPEIERTKERIVLTGDLPSPINPPSGCVFRTRCPFAKDVCATDVPTVDTVNDHHRVACHFHERM; encoded by the coding sequence ATGAATGCGATCCGTAAAAAGAAAAACGTCCCGATCCTGTCGGTTCGTGACCTTAAGGTTCACTTTTCCCTGCCGGGCAAGGGATTTTTTGGGGCAGAACGCCAGCTTAAGGCCGTCGACGGGATCGATTTCGATCTGTATCCCGGCGAAACGCTTGGCATTGTGGGCGAATCCGGTTGTGGAAAATCGACCCTTGGCCGTGCGATCCTGCAACTGATCCCGCCGACCGACGGGCAGGTCGTGTGGCTGGGGCGGGATATTGTCGGCGCCCCCCATCGCGAAATGCAGCCGCTACGCCGGGACCTGCAGATCATTTTTCAAGACCCGCTGGCTAGCCTTAACCCGCGCATGACGATTGGCGAGATCATCGCCGAGCCGCTTGTGACCCACAAATCCGAACTGGGTAAGGACGAAATCAAGGCGCGCGTTAAACGCATGATGGCGCGCGTCGGGCTTTTGCCACAGATGATCAACCGCTATCCGCATGAATTTTCGGGCGGCCAGTGCCAGCGTATCGGCATTGCACGCGCGATGATCCTCGAACCGAAACTGATCATTTGTGACGAGCCGGTGTCAGCACTTGATGTATCGATACAGGCACAGATCGTAAACCTGTTGCAGGAATTGCAGCGCGAATTTGATCTGTCGATGATTTTCATCAGCCACGATCTTTCAATTGTGCGCCATATCTGCCACCGCATATTGGTGCTGTATCTCGGCAATCTTATGGAGCTGGCCGACCGCGACAGCATCTATGCCAACCCAAAACATCCCTACACCAAGGCGCTGATTTCCGCAGTTCCGATCCCGGACCCCGAGATTGAACGCACCAAGGAACGCATCGTGCTGACCGGTGATTTGCCCAGCCCGATCAACCCGCCATCGGGTTGCGTGTTCCGCACCAGATGTCCGTTTGCCAAGGATGTCTGCGCGACCGATGTCCCGACCGTTGACACAGTCAACGATCACCATCGGGTGGCCTGCCATTTCCACGAACGGATGTAG
- a CDS encoding peptide ABC transporter substrate-binding protein produces the protein MSQNAKTANGLVKGLLNSSRAFVLGTALLAGSMTMLSTTHAQAEKILRVGNDGEPQSMDPHFISTVQTSRLSDDMFLGLLTYGPDGEPVPGAAESWTVSDDGMTYSFKIRDHNWSDGVPVTAGDFVAGWNRLLDPATGAEYASLLYIIEGAEAVNSGKEGAKLAATALDDKTLQVKLTAPAPYFLAQLTHQTAFPIPQHAIAKFGKDWVKPENIVVNGPYKLTEWLPNVHSKLEKNPEFYDAANVPIDEVIYYTYEDRTAMQNRFRAGELDVARDIASEQISWLRDNLADSLRIAPYAGIYYYAIRTDKDMFKDVRVRKALSMAINREAITDSVLKTGELPAYSFVPPGTGNYGEPAYISWKGLSYNEKLEEAKKLLAEAGYGPDNPLKFTLRYNTSENHKRIAIAAQNMWKQIGVQAELFNTEGKIHYADLKVGNFEVARAGWIADYNDAQNFLFLGEDRTGPLNYAAFDNPRYNELMLEAEKEGDLKKRAGLMKQAEAIMMEAQPYIPIYYYVSKQLVSPKIEGWIDNAPDRHLTRWLDIKE, from the coding sequence ATGTCACAAAACGCGAAGACCGCAAATGGTCTCGTGAAGGGATTGCTTAATTCCTCGCGGGCCTTTGTGCTGGGTACGGCATTGCTTGCCGGTTCCATGACCATGCTGTCCACCACACATGCACAGGCTGAAAAAATCCTGCGCGTCGGCAATGACGGCGAACCGCAATCAATGGACCCGCATTTCATTTCGACGGTTCAGACCAGCCGCCTGTCGGATGATATGTTTCTGGGTCTTCTGACATATGGCCCGGATGGTGAACCGGTGCCAGGTGCCGCTGAAAGCTGGACCGTTTCTGACGACGGCATGACCTATAGCTTTAAAATTCGCGATCACAACTGGTCGGACGGCGTGCCGGTAACTGCCGGTGATTTTGTCGCGGGCTGGAACCGCCTGCTTGACCCGGCGACCGGTGCGGAATACGCATCCCTGCTTTATATCATCGAGGGTGCCGAGGCTGTTAACAGTGGCAAGGAAGGCGCGAAACTCGCGGCCACCGCCCTGGATGATAAAACCTTGCAGGTCAAACTGACTGCGCCAGCCCCTTATTTCCTGGCACAACTTACCCACCAGACCGCCTTCCCGATCCCGCAGCATGCGATTGCCAAATTTGGCAAAGACTGGGTGAAACCGGAAAATATCGTGGTGAACGGTCCGTACAAACTGACCGAATGGCTGCCGAACGTTCATTCCAAGCTTGAAAAGAATCCGGAATTCTATGACGCAGCCAATGTGCCGATCGACGAGGTGATCTATTACACCTATGAAGATCGCACCGCGATGCAGAACCGTTTCCGTGCAGGCGAACTTGATGTCGCACGCGACATCGCGTCCGAACAGATTTCCTGGCTTCGCGATAACCTTGCCGATAGCCTGCGCATCGCACCGTATGCCGGTATCTATTACTATGCGATCCGTACCGACAAGGACATGTTCAAGGATGTCCGTGTCCGCAAAGCCCTGTCGATGGCGATCAACCGCGAAGCCATTACGGACTCGGTTCTGAAAACCGGTGAACTTCCGGCCTATTCCTTTGTTCCGCCCGGAACCGGTAATTACGGCGAGCCAGCCTACATTTCGTGGAAAGGCCTTTCCTATAATGAAAAGCTCGAAGAAGCCAAAAAGCTTCTGGCCGAGGCCGGTTACGGTCCTGACAATCCACTTAAATTCACCCTGCGCTACAACACGTCTGAAAACCACAAGCGCATCGCGATTGCGGCCCAGAACATGTGGAAGCAGATCGGCGTTCAGGCCGAGCTGTTCAACACCGAAGGCAAAATCCACTATGCCGATCTGAAGGTCGGTAACTTTGAAGTGGCACGTGCGGGCTGGATTGCCGATTACAACGACGCGCAGAACTTCCTGTTCCTCGGCGAAGACCGGACCGGGCCGCTGAACTATGCGGCTTTTGATAACCCGCGGTACAACGAACTGATGCTGGAAGCCGAAAAGGAAGGCGACCTGAAAAAGCGTGCCGGCCTTATGAAGCAGGCCGAAGCCATCATGATGGAAGCACAGCCTTACATCCCGATTTACTACTATGTCTCGAAACAGCTCGTCTCACCGAAGATCGAAGGCTGGATCGATAACGCCCCGGATCGCCACCTAACCCGCTGGCTCGACATCAAAGAGTAA
- a CDS encoding trypsin-like peptidase domain-containing protein: protein MKRTLTATLFAAMLATSSLVPVHAMAEQASMALSDKDLAEVYDAVSLGVVRINVIKKSYAEIVAEEREKKENGEDFYLPPNERGDQDEDEDRNDRDEKNKESEKGDEPKYDWQKKKRNASTGTGFFITDDGLIVTNEHVVRDGARFVVVLKDGRRVRADLVGKDFLTDLAVLRVEMPENVKPLSWGNSHAIRIGDPVFALGYPYGFDQSLTTGVISGKQRQLSKGEYNPYLQTDTAVNKGNSGGPLLSMDGKVVGVNSALYTRSGGNEGLAFSIPAEHAQGIIDLLVKDGEIKRGWFGIAYSEVKPGIGKLLGMDHDEGMLIHRAPDDEPAYQAGIRAGDVIVAVNGETVTSRLHFRMQAAEAKGETTVTVWRDGGFKSFTMIPGDMDEAKSRRRQAERDKILGKTPKDDGRKKVMGLELVPANEKAWEKLDLPVGTKGLVVDRMEKMGQGDQAGFTKGDFITRINDTEISTPEEFEAVMGQALESNAPYALVYFKRDGQDRTKIIDTLSMVDLEDY from the coding sequence ATGAAAAGAACCCTGACCGCGACCCTGTTTGCCGCGATGCTTGCCACATCAAGCCTTGTCCCCGTTCATGCAATGGCAGAACAGGCAAGCATGGCATTGTCCGACAAAGACCTTGCCGAAGTTTACGACGCTGTTTCACTTGGCGTTGTTCGCATCAATGTCATCAAGAAAAGCTATGCCGAGATCGTCGCCGAAGAACGGGAGAAAAAGGAAAACGGCGAGGATTTCTATCTGCCGCCGAACGAACGTGGCGATCAGGACGAAGATGAAGATCGCAATGATCGCGATGAAAAGAACAAGGAAAGCGAAAAGGGCGATGAACCCAAATACGACTGGCAGAAAAAAAAGCGCAATGCGTCGACCGGGACTGGTTTTTTCATTACCGATGACGGCCTGATTGTTACCAACGAGCATGTGGTCCGCGATGGTGCGCGTTTTGTAGTTGTTTTGAAAGATGGTCGTCGTGTTCGCGCTGATCTGGTGGGGAAGGATTTTCTGACCGACCTCGCCGTCCTTCGTGTTGAAATGCCTGAAAATGTTAAGCCGCTTTCATGGGGCAACTCGCATGCGATCCGTATCGGAGATCCGGTTTTTGCGCTTGGTTATCCCTATGGCTTTGATCAAAGTCTGACCACCGGGGTGATTTCGGGCAAGCAGCGCCAGCTATCCAAAGGGGAATATAACCCTTATTTGCAAACCGATACCGCGGTAAACAAGGGCAATTCCGGCGGGCCGCTTCTGTCGATGGATGGCAAGGTCGTTGGCGTTAACTCCGCGCTTTATACCCGCTCTGGCGGGAACGAGGGGCTGGCCTTCTCCATCCCGGCTGAACATGCGCAGGGGATCATTGATCTGCTTGTCAAAGATGGTGAAATCAAACGCGGATGGTTCGGGATTGCCTATTCTGAAGTCAAGCCGGGCATCGGCAAGCTTCTGGGGATGGACCATGACGAGGGAATGTTGATCCACCGGGCCCCCGATGACGAACCGGCCTATCAAGCAGGTATTCGTGCAGGAGATGTGATTGTTGCGGTGAATGGCGAAACGGTCACATCGCGCCTGCATTTCCGCATGCAGGCGGCGGAGGCAAAAGGTGAAACGACCGTTACCGTCTGGCGCGATGGTGGATTTAAAAGCTTTACGATGATCCCCGGCGATATGGACGAAGCCAAAAGCCGCCGCCGCCAGGCCGAACGCGACAAGATTCTTGGTAAAACGCCGAAGGATGATGGTCGGAAGAAAGTCATGGGCCTCGAACTGGTTCCGGCTAATGAAAAGGCATGGGAAAAACTGGATTTACCCGTTGGCACGAAGGGGCTTGTCGTTGATCGGATGGAAAAGATGGGGCAAGGCGATCAGGCTGGATTTACAAAGGGTGATTTCATTACCCGGATCAATGATACCGAGATTTCCACACCCGAGGAGTTCGAAGCCGTGATGGGGCAGGCGCTTGAAAGCAACGCACCCTATGCGCTTGTCTATTTCAAACGTGATGGTCAGGATCGCACAAAGATCATCGATACGCTGAGCATGGTTGATCTTGAAGACTACTGA
- a CDS encoding ABC transporter ATP-binding protein yields the protein MTNHILTVENLRARFQTPDGEVEAVNDVNFHIDPGETLGVVGESGSGKTQIFLAVMGLLAKNGKATGTVRYKDKDILNIPSRQLNKIRGVTMSMIFQDPMTSLNPFLKISRQMTEVLVEHRGMSEGDALKRAINMLDRVGIPGAAQRVHMYPHEFSGGMRQRVMIAMALLCDPEVLIADEPTTALDVTVQAQILDLLRDLKKDFNTAIVMITHDLGVVAGLCDRVIVMYGGRIVETGSVRDIFYDSHHPYTEGLLKSMPRIDTASEEHMFAIPGQPPNLQNLPKGCAYQERCAYVMDRCCVSRPSLFGFDDGRASACFREDGQ from the coding sequence ATGACAAATCATATTCTGACTGTTGAAAACCTGCGTGCCCGCTTCCAGACCCCCGACGGCGAGGTCGAGGCTGTCAACGATGTGAACTTCCATATCGATCCGGGCGAAACACTTGGCGTTGTGGGGGAGTCCGGATCGGGCAAAACCCAGATTTTCCTTGCCGTGATGGGTCTTCTTGCCAAAAACGGCAAGGCCACAGGTACGGTGCGCTACAAGGATAAGGATATCCTCAATATCCCGTCACGCCAGCTTAACAAAATACGCGGTGTGACGATGTCGATGATCTTTCAGGATCCGATGACGTCGCTTAACCCGTTCCTCAAAATCTCCAGACAGATGACCGAGGTACTGGTGGAACATCGCGGCATGTCCGAAGGCGATGCGCTTAAACGCGCGATCAACATGCTTGATCGTGTCGGTATTCCGGGTGCGGCCCAGCGCGTGCATATGTATCCGCATGAATTTTCCGGCGGCATGCGCCAGCGCGTGATGATTGCCATGGCGTTGCTGTGCGACCCCGAAGTCCTGATTGCAGACGAGCCAACCACCGCCCTTGATGTGACGGTGCAGGCACAGATCCTTGATCTGCTGCGCGATCTTAAAAAGGATTTCAATACGGCCATTGTCATGATCACCCATGATCTTGGCGTGGTGGCAGGCCTGTGTGACCGGGTGATAGTAATGTATGGCGGGCGGATTGTCGAAACCGGTTCGGTGCGTGACATTTTCTATGACAGCCATCATCCCTATACCGAGGGGCTTTTGAAATCGATGCCGCGCATCGACACGGCAAGCGAAGAACACATGTTTGCCATCCCCGGACAACCGCCTAACCTGCAAAACCTGCCAAAGGGATGTGCCTATCAGGAACGCTGCGCCTATGTGATGGATCGATGCTGTGTTTCCCGCCCAAGCCTGTTTGGCTTTGACGATGGTCGCGCCAGTGCCTGCTTCCGGGAGGACGGTCAATGA
- the oppB gene encoding oligopeptide ABC transporter permease OppB — protein sequence MLSYAIRRLMIAIPTLFVVITVAFFMMRIAPGGPFDQERALPPEIEKNIKAAYDLDKPLLEQYTIYIGKILRGDFGPSIKIRDFSVAELIMAGAPASMQLGLSAIFLALIFGVGFGTYAALRQNSVVDFAVMGVAMVGIAIPNFVMAPLLSLVFGLYLSILPTAGWGDGEIQYKILPIIALALPQVAYIARLTRGSMVEVLHSNYIRTARAKGLREKLVVNRHAIRGALLPVVSYLGPATAAVMTGSVVIETIFGVPGIGTYFVKAALNRDYPLVMGVVIVYAVMIILLNFLVDMVYGLLDPKLKSRS from the coding sequence ATGTTATCTTACGCCATCCGGCGCCTGATGATCGCGATCCCAACGCTGTTCGTCGTGATCACGGTTGCCTTTTTCATGATGCGCATTGCACCAGGCGGACCGTTCGATCAGGAACGTGCCCTGCCCCCGGAAATCGAAAAAAACATCAAGGCCGCCTATGACCTTGATAAGCCGCTGCTTGAACAATACACGATCTATATCGGCAAAATCCTGCGTGGTGACTTTGGCCCGTCGATCAAAATTCGCGATTTTTCCGTCGCGGAACTGATCATGGCTGGTGCCCCGGCATCGATGCAGCTTGGTCTGTCGGCGATCTTTCTGGCGCTGATATTCGGGGTTGGCTTTGGCACCTATGCCGCCCTTCGACAGAATAGTGTGGTTGATTTTGCGGTAATGGGCGTTGCCATGGTCGGCATTGCCATCCCGAACTTTGTCATGGCGCCGCTTCTGTCGCTGGTGTTTGGCCTGTATCTTTCGATCCTGCCAACGGCAGGTTGGGGAGACGGCGAAATTCAATACAAGATATTGCCGATCATCGCCCTTGCCCTGCCACAAGTCGCTTATATCGCGCGCCTGACGCGCGGGTCGATGGTCGAAGTCCTCCATTCCAATTACATCCGCACTGCACGCGCCAAAGGTTTGCGTGAAAAGCTTGTCGTCAACCGGCATGCGATCCGCGGCGCGCTTTTGCCTGTCGTATCCTATCTGGGACCGGCAACCGCGGCGGTGATGACCGGCTCTGTGGTCATCGAAACCATCTTTGGCGTGCCCGGTATCGGGACCTATTTCGTCAAGGCAGCGCTTAACCGCGACTACCCGCTGGTGATGGGTGTGGTCATTGTCTATGCGGTGATGATCATCCTTCTGAATTTCCTGGTCGACATGGTCTATGGCCTGCTCGATCCCAAGCTGAAGTCACGCTCATGA
- a CDS encoding AraC family transcriptional regulator — translation MDTSEIVLLLIAAVGLAQAAFLMLLLRHEGKRAFRANRWLLVFSLTACASFVEDISDVFLSPLYILYLAIIFVPVTFVFLPSIYLYFREIADRPVRYPGGHFVILVPVAILTAVAVHIMRTRILPGDIGGEIDFELDTDIESHLPVAAILLTIIIALYVQLFGYMVKIWRVAIGYLRQAGEQLGADQRVLRRWVTELLTGISLIFLIFTATTIVDIFITDSQWLTTLVQGAFALVFFRMCHVIAHNPALFVQAEWDGAQEMAMDEDARDFTATGSRQTRFAPRNLVDADEISRICKRLDAIRTRSDLLFDPLVSLPKLANAVGATSNQLSYVLNQHLGKSFFDFINEVRTGEASRLLVNEPDRTILDIATSVGFNSKSTFNLAFKKITGKTPSVYRSETLSRRNPVL, via the coding sequence ATGGATACGTCCGAAATCGTTCTTTTGCTTATTGCTGCAGTCGGCCTTGCACAGGCCGCATTCCTGATGCTGCTGTTGCGGCACGAGGGCAAACGCGCATTTCGTGCGAATCGCTGGTTGCTGGTGTTCTCGTTGACCGCCTGCGCAAGCTTTGTCGAAGACATCAGCGATGTCTTCCTCTCGCCGCTTTATATTCTGTATCTGGCAATTATTTTTGTACCGGTCACATTTGTTTTTTTGCCATCTATCTACTTGTATTTTCGCGAAATTGCTGACCGTCCCGTGCGCTATCCGGGGGGGCATTTCGTCATTCTGGTGCCGGTCGCCATCCTGACGGCGGTCGCGGTACACATAATGCGCACCCGTATACTTCCGGGCGACATTGGCGGAGAAATCGATTTCGAACTGGATACCGATATTGAAAGTCATTTGCCTGTGGCTGCGATCCTGCTGACAATCATTATTGCGCTTTATGTCCAGTTGTTTGGCTATATGGTCAAAATCTGGCGGGTTGCGATTGGCTATCTGCGGCAGGCGGGTGAACAACTCGGTGCGGATCAGCGCGTTCTGCGCCGCTGGGTGACGGAACTGCTGACTGGCATCAGCCTGATTTTTCTGATTTTTACCGCAACGACGATTGTCGATATTTTCATTACCGATAGCCAATGGCTGACGACCCTTGTACAGGGGGCGTTCGCGCTCGTATTCTTTCGTATGTGCCACGTGATTGCGCACAACCCGGCTTTGTTCGTTCAGGCGGAATGGGACGGGGCGCAAGAGATGGCAATGGATGAAGATGCCCGTGATTTCACGGCAACCGGGTCGAGGCAAACCAGGTTTGCACCTCGCAACTTGGTGGATGCCGATGAAATCAGCAGAATTTGTAAACGGCTTGACGCCATCAGGACCAGAAGCGACCTGCTTTTCGATCCTCTTGTCAGCCTGCCAAAGCTTGCAAATGCAGTCGGTGCAACCTCTAACCAGCTTTCCTATGTGCTGAACCAGCATCTTGGCAAAAGCTTCTTTGACTTCATCAACGAAGTTCGAACCGGCGAGGCATCCCGCCTTTTGGTAAACGAGCCGGATCGCACCATCCTTGATATCGCAACCAGTGTTGGTTTTAATTCCAAATCAACCTTCAATCTGGCTTTTAAGAAAATCACCGGCAAAACGCCAAGTGTTTACCGATCGGAGACCCTGTCGCGGCGTAACCCCGTACTTTAG